Part of the Planctomycetota bacterium genome is shown below.
GAACCGGACGCCGCGCTCCACCAGCCGCCGCGCCAGAAGACACATCCGGCCGAAATTGGCCGTGGGCTTCTCGTCCATCCCGTAGAGCCGCCGCGTTTCCTCGGTTTCCCGCGACAGGTCCACCGCTTCGGGAGCCTCCGCCTGCATCCGGAACGCCAGCTCGAAGCTCCGGATCCGCGCCTCGAGCTCGGAGAACCCGGGCCGCGCCTGCGCGTGCGCGCGGTCGAGCTCCGCGAGGAACGCCCGCTTGGCTTCCTGACGGTCTCCGTCGAGCCCGGGGGGCGCCAGGAGGTTCGGGATGGGCTCCGGCCCCGCTTCGATCCGGGTTCCCTGGAAGACGGCGGGCATGAACCCCGCCCCCCAGTTGCGCGCTCCGTTCACCACGGGATCCGGATTGTCCTGCATCACCACGAACGCCGGAAGGTTCCGGTTCTCCGTCCCCAGCCCGTAGGTGACCCACGCCCCCAGCGACGGGCGCCCGCCGAGCACGGAACCCGTGTTCATCTGGCAGACGCCGCCCGCGTGATTGATTCCGTCGGCCACGCAGGAGCGGATCACCGTGAGATCGTCCGCACAGCGGGCCAGGTGCGGCAGCCAGTCCGAAATCCAGATCCCCCCGCGGCCGTGGCGCGCCCACGTTCGGCGCGAGGCCAGAAGCGGCGCGCCGTATTCGCCCATGGCCGTCACCACCCGGCCGAAGCTCGGCGGCAGCGGCCGCCCGGCCAGGCGGTTGAGCTCGGGCTTCGGGTCGAAAAGATCGATGTGGCTGGGGCCTCCCTCCATGAAGAGAAAAATGACGCTCCGCGCGCGCGCGGGATGGTGCGGCCGTCGGGGGGCCAGAGGATCCGTCTCCTGAGCGCGCGCCTCGCGGTCGGCCAGGAGCCACGAGGCCGCCACGGCGCCGAATCCCGCGCCGCCCCGCGCCAGGAAATCCCGCCGGGTCAGAAGCCGCTCGCGATGAGGAAGTCTAGTCCACATGGAAGAACTCCCCGCAGGTGAGAAGGACATGACAGAAATCCACCCAGGCCTCCTCGCTGCCGCCGGAAGCCGGGCGCGCGCCCCCGGCCAGGAGCGGCTGCCGTCCCGCATCGTCCGCGCGCGGACCCGGCCGCGTCTCGAACCGCCAGTGCGCCAGCACCTCTCCCCGCGCCTCTCCCTCGAGAAGCTGGCCCGGCACGAAGGGACCGCGGGACAGGCGCAGCTCGTCGATCAACCCGTCCCAGCCGTGCCCGGGCACCCCGTCCCGGCCGCCCACCACGAGCGCCGCCGCGGGACGCAGCGGCCCGGCGTTCCGCCGCCGCACCACCGCCGTCCGAAGCGGCGCGTCGGGATCGGAAAGGTCCTTGAGATGGAACGTCGCCACCGGCTCGCCCTCCGCGTTCGTCCCCAGCGCGAAGGCCGCATAGTGAAGCCGGTGAAGCTCCACCCGAAGGTCGGAGGGAATCACCTCGTAGCCCGCCGGTCCCACGATCTGCAGGACCAGGTTGCGCGGCTCATGACGGGACTTCCGGCTCGTGACGCCGAAGGACCACCCGGGACGGTCGTCCCGTCCCGCCCACTGGGAGACGATCACCCGCACGGAGGCGTCCTCGTAGAGGGAATCGAGAAGCACGACCGCTTCCACGGAGAAATCGAGCGAAGCCAGCCCGGGATCGGCGGGCAGCCGCAGCCGGTCCTCCGG
Proteins encoded:
- a CDS encoding DUF1501 domain-containing protein; the protein is MWTRLPHRERLLTRRDFLARGGAGFGAVAASWLLADREARAQETDPLAPRRPHHPARARSVIFLFMEGGPSHIDLFDPKPELNRLAGRPLPPSFGRVVTAMGEYGAPLLASRRTWARHGRGGIWISDWLPHLARCADDLTVIRSCVADGINHAGGVCQMNTGSVLGGRPSLGAWVTYGLGTENRNLPAFVVMQDNPDPVVNGARNWGAGFMPAVFQGTRIEAGPEPIPNLLAPPGLDGDRQEAKRAFLAELDRAHAQARPGFSELEARIRSFELAFRMQAEAPEAVDLSRETEETRRLYGMDEKPTANFGRMCLLARRLVERGVRFVQLYHGAGSKWDAHSGLERNHAALCASMDKPVAGLLTDLKRRGLLEETLVVWGGEFGRTPMSEKGDGRDHNPYGFTMWMAGGGLPGGRTIGATDELGLRAVERPLHVHDLHASILHLLGIDHEKLTYFYKGRPERATVNEGQVDRLLTTG